From a single Candidatus Cetobacterium colombiensis genomic region:
- the gltS gene encoding sodium/glutamate symporter, producing MFTHTFNMAETLAIAVCLLLIGRWIKNKVYFFEKFFIPAPVIGGVIFSIISLIGYNMQIFLFDFDGSLKNLLMVAFFTTIGFLASLKMLKKGGIQVFTFLLVAVILVIIQNFVGVSLAKVFNLNPLIGIAAGSVPLTGGHGTSGAFGPVLEAAGATGAMSVSIASATFGLVAGCLIGGPVGKRLMSKHNLKSPREVEMFLDGNENPSETKLQLNEDLLFRSIVYIVLAMGLGGFITPLAKNLGIVLPVYIGPMIVAAIIRNVADSSKMEIPLNAINVVGNISLQLFLAMALMSMRLWELAALAIPLVAILLAQKLVMALYAYFVTFRFMGKDYDAAVMAVGHCGFGMGATPNAMANMESFTAVNGPSATAFFALPLVGSLFIDFVNASIITIFINMLT from the coding sequence ATGTTTACACACACATTTAATATGGCAGAAACTTTAGCTATTGCTGTTTGTTTACTTTTAATTGGAAGATGGATTAAAAATAAAGTTTATTTTTTTGAAAAATTTTTTATTCCCGCCCCTGTTATCGGAGGAGTTATATTTTCTATAATCTCTTTAATTGGATATAATATGCAAATTTTTCTTTTTGATTTTGATGGATCTTTAAAAAATCTTTTAATGGTTGCTTTTTTTACTACAATTGGATTTCTAGCAAGTTTAAAAATGTTAAAAAAAGGTGGAATTCAAGTTTTTACATTTTTACTAGTTGCTGTTATTCTTGTTATCATTCAAAACTTTGTAGGAGTTTCTCTTGCTAAAGTTTTTAACCTTAATCCATTGATTGGTATTGCTGCTGGATCTGTTCCTCTTACAGGAGGTCATGGTACATCTGGTGCTTTTGGTCCTGTCCTTGAAGCAGCTGGTGCTACTGGAGCTATGTCTGTTTCTATTGCTTCTGCTACTTTTGGGCTTGTTGCCGGATGTTTAATTGGAGGTCCTGTTGGTAAAAGACTTATGAGTAAACATAATTTAAAATCACCTCGAGAAGTTGAAATGTTTTTAGATGGAAACGAAAACCCTTCAGAAACAAAATTACAATTAAATGAAGATCTTTTATTTAGATCTATTGTATATATTGTTTTAGCCATGGGGCTTGGTGGATTCATAACACCTTTAGCTAAAAATCTCGGTATCGTTCTCCCTGTTTATATTGGTCCAATGATTGTTGCTGCTATTATTAGAAATGTAGCTGATAGTTCAAAAATGGAAATTCCTTTAAATGCTATTAATGTCGTTGGTAACATTTCTTTACAATTATTTTTAGCCATGGCATTAATGTCTATGAGATTATGGGAATTAGCTGCTCTTGCTATTCCACTTGTAGCTATTCTTTTAGCTCAAAAACTTGTAATGGCTTTATACGCATATTTTGTTACATTTAGATTTATGGGGAAAGATTATGATGCTGCTGTTATGGCAGTTGGACATTGTGGCTTTGGAATGGGTGCAACACCTAACGCTATGGCTAATATGGAGTCTTTTACAGCTGTTAATGGCCCTTCAGCAACTGCATTCTTTGCCTTACCTCTTGTTGGATCACTTTTTATAGATTTTGTTAATGCATCTATTATAACTATTTTTATTAATATGTTAACATAA